A single window of Nasonia vitripennis strain AsymCx chromosome 4, Nvit_psr_1.1, whole genome shotgun sequence DNA harbors:
- the LOC100120157 gene encoding ubiquitin-conjugating enzyme E2 R2-like: MEEMAELAVATSSAVRALTLEYKKLQEEPVEGFRVKLVDDSNMFEWEVSIFGPPDTIYQGGYFKARMLFPIDYPYSPPSLHFTSKFLHPNVFVDGRLCISILHPPINDPSSGESASERWTPARSVRTVLLSVISLMNEPNVSSPANVDASVMYRRWKQGGDDQYAKIVKSQVQASKAEAEKEGVVVPLTIEDYCNEVKDKIKKKDEVDDCIDFYDFNNYDNDYDDDDDEDDYKCSEEGNEDGEDDE; this comes from the coding sequence ATGGAAGAAATGGCCGAACTCGCCGTCGCCACGTCAAGTGCCGTCCGTGCCTTGACCCTGGAGTACAAGAAGTTGCAAGAGGAGCCAGTGGAAGGTTTCCGCGTTAAGCTCGTCGATGACAGCAACATGTTTGAGTGGGAAGTGTCGATCTTCGGCCCGCCCGATACCATCTACCAGGGCGGCTATTTCAAGGCCAGGATGCTTTTCCCGATTGATTATCCCTACAGTCCGCCGAGTCTTCACTTCACCAGCAAATTCCTGCACCCGAACGTCTTCGTGGACGGCAGACTCTGCATCTCGATTCTGCATCCGCCGATCAACGATCCCTCGAGCGGTGAATCGGCTTCCGAGCGTTGGACTCCAGCTCGAAGTGTCAGAACAGTCTTGCTGTCCGTCATCTCTCTAATGAACGAGCCAAACGTATCGAGCCCGGCAAACGTCGACGCTTCGGTCATGTACAGACGCTGGAAGCAAGGCGGCGACGACCAGTACGCCAAGATCGTGAAGAGTCAAGTACAGGCGTCTAAGGCCGAAGCTGAGAAGGAAGGTGTCGTAGTGCCCTTGACCATCGAAGACTACTGCAACGAGGTGAAAGATAAGATCAAGAAAAAGGACGAGGTCGATGATTGCATCGATTTCTACGACTTTAATAATTACGACAATGActacgacgatgacgacgatgaAGATGATTATAAGTGCTCGGAGGAGGGCAACGAAGATGGCGAAGATGATGAATAA